The Phyllopteryx taeniolatus isolate TA_2022b chromosome 9, UOR_Ptae_1.2, whole genome shotgun sequence genome contains a region encoding:
- the il10 gene encoding interleukin-10, translating to MSTRCLSVLLLLFLAAQSLLSKVRCSPTCNNYCCRFVETFPGRLRRLREDYVQIRDFYEANDDLDTALLDQTVEDSFRTPFACHAMHSILDFYLGTVLPAAITGMPEDTKELKPSVESIQLIFDDLKKSVAKCRKYFGCQKQFDIIKLNTSYSQMENNGVYKAMGELDVLFNYIETYLASKRHRNHALSL from the exons ATGAGCACCAGATGTCTCTCCGTCCTCCTGCTGCTGTTCCTGGCCGCCCAGTCTCTCCTGAGCAAAGTGCGCTGCAGTCCAACGTGCAACAACTATTGTTGTCGCTTCGTCGAGACTTTCCCCGGCAGGCTCAGGAGGCTGCGAGAAGACTACGTGCAGATCAGGGACTTTTAC gAAGCAAACGATGACCTGGACACTGCGCTGCTTGACCAAACTGTCGAGGACTCTTTCAGA ACGCCGTTTGCCTGCCACGCCATGCACAGCATACTGGACTTTTACCTGGGGACGGTTCTGCCCGCAGCGATCACCGGGATGCCAGAGGACACCAAGGAGTTGAAACCTTCTGTGGAGTCCATACAGCTGATATTCGATGACCTGAAGAAAAGTGTAGCCAAATGT AGGAAATACTTTGGCTGCCAGAAGCAGTTTGACATCATAAAACTGAATACGTCATACAGCCAG ATGGAGAACAACGGAGTGTACAAGGCCATGGGCGAGCTGGACGTGCTCTTTAACTACATCGAGACATACCTGGCTTCTAAACGTCATAGGAACCACGCCCTGTCCTTGTAA